A genome region from Desulfobulbaceae bacterium includes the following:
- a CDS encoding cytochrome C — MQSLFSPRPVFVSLICCLLILLGRGGIEAQAGGCANGSCHANIIGFAKLHNPVESGECEACHLAKEEDVARHQAKPASFKAFHLPESKGPFCYECHDKVNNGSAIHPPVQEGECLACHSPHGGANKVFLKSKQVSELCFECHETAEMTKTFQHSPVADGECTACHNPHSSNNKSLLKTPANTLCFDCHDDKKELLSKPVVHPPLQDEGCLACHAPHSSTAKSLLKNDSQAELCFECHQEINPELVKMAKSAKYPHTPVSDEPCTACHDPHASESAKLLSDKPQTICLDCHEEIKKELTNTVSIHDPVKTQGCTVCHEVHGSTRPKLLTQKFSDKFSSRYQEDLYQLCFGCHNKTMMANQRATKEETQFRDGDTNLHYSHVVKPTNGRSCKVCHEPHGARQKKLIKQSVAFGKGAMMIKIKYTKTATGGTCVVACHRPRDYDRKHPASK, encoded by the coding sequence ATGCAATCACTTTTCTCTCCTCGTCCAGTTTTTGTCTCCTTGATTTGCTGCTTACTGATCTTACTGGGGAGGGGTGGCATTGAGGCTCAGGCCGGCGGCTGCGCCAATGGCAGCTGTCATGCCAACATCATCGGGTTTGCCAAACTGCACAACCCGGTAGAATCCGGAGAGTGTGAGGCGTGTCATCTGGCCAAGGAGGAGGATGTCGCCCGACACCAAGCTAAACCGGCCAGCTTCAAGGCCTTCCACCTCCCTGAATCAAAGGGACCCTTCTGCTATGAGTGTCATGACAAAGTAAATAATGGCAGCGCGATTCACCCCCCGGTCCAGGAAGGAGAGTGCTTGGCCTGCCATTCACCTCACGGCGGCGCCAATAAAGTCTTCCTCAAAAGTAAACAGGTGTCCGAACTCTGCTTTGAGTGTCACGAAACCGCTGAGATGACCAAGACCTTCCAACACAGTCCAGTGGCCGATGGTGAATGCACGGCCTGTCACAATCCTCACTCGTCAAACAATAAATCCTTACTGAAGACCCCGGCTAACACTCTCTGTTTTGACTGCCATGATGACAAGAAGGAACTTCTGAGCAAACCGGTCGTACACCCACCGCTTCAGGATGAAGGCTGCCTGGCCTGTCATGCCCCTCACAGCTCAACAGCAAAATCCCTGTTAAAAAACGACTCGCAAGCCGAACTCTGTTTCGAGTGTCATCAAGAGATCAATCCTGAATTGGTCAAGATGGCCAAAAGTGCAAAGTATCCACATACACCGGTCTCCGACGAGCCCTGTACGGCCTGCCATGATCCCCATGCCAGCGAATCGGCCAAACTACTTTCGGACAAACCCCAGACCATCTGTTTAGACTGTCATGAAGAGATAAAAAAAGAACTTACCAACACTGTTTCAATACATGACCCGGTGAAAACTCAAGGCTGCACTGTCTGCCATGAAGTCCATGGTTCAACAAGACCAAAACTGCTAACCCAAAAATTCTCGGACAAATTCTCCAGTCGATACCAAGAAGATCTTTATCAACTCTGTTTCGGCTGCCACAACAAAACGATGATGGCCAACCAACGTGCCACTAAGGAAGAGACCCAATTCAGAGATGGCGATACCAATCTCCACTACTCGCATGTTGTCAAACCAACCAATGGCAGAAGCTGCAAAGTCTGTCATGAACCGCATGGCGCGCGCCAGAAAAAACTCATCAAACAATCCGTTGCTTTTGGCAAAGGCGCGATGATGATCAAGATCAAAT
- the hrpB gene encoding ATP-dependent helicase HrpB, which translates to MPQKLPILSCLPQLFAALEHNQTVILAAPPGSGKTTGVPLALLGAKWLGDESILILEPRRLAARMAASRMAEMLNEAVGQTIGYRVRFDSQVSAATRIEVVTEGILTRRLQSDPELTGVKLVVFDEFHERSIHADLALSLCLDVIDSLRNDLKVLIMSATLDIEGLTTFLHNPAIVTGAGQSYPVTVHYRPTHGPLRRGQTSGPGNEYSIHRLLDAVTAAIYHAIENEHGDILAFLPGTEEIRRCTAHIKEELKHNAINILPLSGDLPKTVQDQTVRYLPGGERRLILSTAIAETSLTIEGVRVVIDSGWSRISRFDPNSGLSKLVTVRVSQAAAEQRRGRAGRVCEGICYRLWNESENSTLPTHGRPEILDADLAPLTLDLAAWGVASPTSLRWLDPPPSGHYAAAADLLILLDGLDNQRRITPLGHRMSRLPVHPRLARMILAAGNSVSMACDIAALLTERDILPRNRSISTMTPRSIDIDTRIQALATFRLRDKTTALALGADLGACARVDAAAKQLHRLLPDPQRPNRQPNDHTTAGELLTLAYPDRIAQLRPGGHTHYRLATGRGVRLPEDDSLCGSPYLVAATLDAGQTEGRVYLAAQVSIDAIRQRLNDHITTDDAVYWDVAQEAVVSCHQERLLSLVLDERPLSSSPREATRSALSEGIRKLGLSVLPWTKEAITFRARVESLRYWQPDQGWPNLSDDTLIADLYWLSPYLDHMSRKQHLARLNLLTIFQGLLDWNQLQRLNAEAPTHIEAPSGSRLPLRYIPGEAPILAVRLQEMFGLSETPKVARGQIAVTLHLLSPAQRPIQITQDLSGFWNTTYPEVKKELKGRYPKHVWPDDPWEAKATARAQPRKKS; encoded by the coding sequence ATGCCCCAAAAACTCCCCATCCTCTCCTGCCTGCCACAATTGTTTGCGGCGCTTGAGCACAATCAGACAGTAATCCTCGCCGCCCCACCCGGTTCCGGCAAGACCACTGGCGTCCCCCTGGCCCTACTAGGAGCAAAGTGGCTCGGCGACGAATCCATCCTGATCCTCGAACCCCGCCGTCTTGCCGCCCGCATGGCAGCATCCCGCATGGCTGAAATGCTGAATGAAGCGGTCGGACAAACCATAGGCTACCGGGTCCGTTTCGACAGCCAAGTCTCGGCTGCGACCCGTATCGAGGTGGTCACCGAGGGAATCCTTACCCGCCGCCTACAGAGTGACCCGGAACTTACCGGGGTCAAACTTGTTGTCTTCGATGAATTTCACGAACGAAGCATCCACGCAGACCTGGCCTTGTCCCTGTGCCTCGACGTCATCGACAGCCTGCGCAACGACCTGAAAGTTCTGATCATGTCTGCTACCCTGGACATCGAAGGGCTAACCACCTTTTTACATAATCCGGCAATAGTTACAGGAGCAGGCCAGTCCTACCCGGTCACAGTCCACTACCGGCCCACTCATGGTCCACTCCGCCGCGGCCAGACATCCGGGCCTGGGAACGAATACAGCATCCATCGCCTGCTTGATGCCGTAACCGCAGCCATCTATCACGCCATCGAAAACGAACATGGCGATATCCTGGCCTTCCTCCCCGGCACAGAAGAGATCCGCCGTTGCACCGCCCACATCAAGGAAGAGTTGAAACACAACGCCATCAATATCCTCCCTCTCTCCGGCGACCTGCCCAAAACCGTGCAAGACCAAACCGTTCGCTATCTCCCTGGCGGTGAGCGTCGATTAATCCTCTCGACCGCCATCGCCGAGACCAGTCTGACCATCGAAGGCGTGCGGGTGGTGATCGATTCCGGATGGAGCCGAATCTCTCGCTTTGATCCCAACAGCGGCTTGTCCAAACTCGTCACTGTCCGCGTCTCACAAGCAGCAGCGGAACAGCGGCGGGGCCGGGCCGGACGTGTATGTGAAGGGATCTGCTACCGACTGTGGAATGAGAGTGAAAATAGCACTCTGCCCACCCATGGCCGCCCGGAGATCCTTGATGCCGACCTCGCCCCCCTGACCCTTGACCTCGCAGCCTGGGGAGTCGCCTCGCCGACATCCCTACGCTGGCTTGACCCGCCACCTTCTGGCCATTATGCTGCGGCAGCAGACCTGCTGATCCTTTTGGACGGTCTAGACAACCAAAGACGAATCACTCCTTTAGGACACCGAATGTCTCGACTGCCGGTCCACCCGCGTTTGGCCCGAATGATCCTTGCCGCCGGCAACTCGGTGTCTATGGCCTGTGATATCGCCGCCCTGCTCACCGAACGGGACATTCTCCCAAGAAACCGCTCAATATCAACAATGACGCCTCGGTCAATTGACATCGACACCAGAATACAGGCCTTGGCCACCTTCAGGCTACGAGACAAAACGACCGCACTAGCGCTTGGTGCAGACCTCGGGGCCTGCGCCAGGGTCGATGCGGCGGCAAAACAACTGCATCGTCTGCTTCCCGATCCTCAACGACCAAACCGTCAACCTAATGATCACACCACTGCCGGGGAACTTCTCACCTTAGCCTATCCCGACCGAATTGCTCAACTTCGACCCGGCGGTCATACTCACTACCGGCTAGCAACTGGCCGCGGGGTGCGTTTACCGGAAGACGACTCCCTCTGCGGTAGCCCGTATCTGGTCGCCGCAACCCTGGATGCCGGTCAAACCGAGGGACGGGTCTATCTAGCGGCACAAGTAAGCATTGATGCTATCAGGCAGCGCTTGAACGATCACATCACCACTGACGATGCGGTCTACTGGGATGTCGCGCAAGAGGCCGTGGTAAGCTGCCATCAAGAACGCCTACTGTCTCTGGTACTCGACGAGCGCCCCTTATCATCTTCTCCCCGTGAGGCTACCCGTTCGGCCCTGAGCGAAGGGATCAGAAAACTGGGGCTCTCAGTCCTGCCCTGGACCAAAGAGGCGATTACCTTCCGGGCCAGAGTCGAATCTCTGCGCTACTGGCAGCCAGACCAAGGATGGCCTAACCTGTCTGACGACACCCTGATCGCTGACCTCTACTGGCTCAGCCCCTACCTTGACCACATGAGCCGCAAGCAACATCTGGCCCGACTGAATCTTTTGACGATATTCCAAGGATTACTCGACTGGAATCAACTCCAGCGACTAAACGCCGAGGCCCCCACCCATATCGAAGCCCCCAGCGGCTCTCGTCTGCCCTTGCGATACATCCCCGGCGAAGCGCCGATCTTGGCCGTCCGCCTCCAGGAGATGTTCGGACTCTCTGAAACACCGAAAGTAGCCAGGGGACAGATTGCGGTAACTCTCCACTTGCTCTCTCCTGCCCAGCGACCGATCCAGATCACTCAAGACCTGAGTGGCTTCTGGAACACCACCTACCCCGAGGTCAAGAAAGAACTGAAAGGCCGCTACCCCAAACACGTCTGGCCAGATGACCCATGGGAGGCAAAAGCCACTGCCCGAGCACAACCGAGAAAAAAATCATAA
- a CDS encoding Rieske (2Fe-2S) protein: MPQPPPVTSGSKIFATSRRRFLRQGLGWLILTAMTYPLFRFLNFRLPKKPIQIKIDKDLSLRGFAIERDFILFRGEDTAWAVSRRCTHLGCTLSYDETAHQLVCPCHHSRFDTEGKRLAGPAQRDLSIYPVEKAPEGSKGYIVTL, translated from the coding sequence ATGCCCCAGCCCCCCCCAGTCACCTCCGGGTCAAAGATCTTTGCAACTTCACGTCGGCGTTTTCTGCGCCAAGGACTCGGTTGGCTGATCCTCACCGCCATGACCTATCCCCTGTTCCGCTTCCTGAATTTTCGTCTGCCCAAAAAACCCATTCAGATCAAGATCGACAAAGACTTAAGTCTACGGGGATTTGCCATAGAGCGTGACTTCATTCTCTTTCGTGGCGAGGATACGGCGTGGGCCGTCTCCCGCCGCTGCACCCATCTGGGCTGCACCCTCTCGTACGATGAAACCGCCCACCAGTTAGTCTGCCCCTGTCATCACAGCCGCTTCGACACCGAGGGTAAACGCCTGGCAGGTCCAGCTCAACGTGACTTGAGCATCTATCCCGTCGAAAAAGCGCCAGAGGGCAGTAAAGGCTATATCGTCACCCTCTAA
- the coaD gene encoding pantetheine-phosphate adenylyltransferase produces MTAYEPFLAEKTADRVAVYPGTFDPITMGHLDIIQRALHLFDRVIVAVAKNPTKTPTFTIDERLQMIRNCFPDDDPRIEVASVEGLLVDYAYRRGAKALVRGMRAVSDFEFEFQLALMNRRLEREVETVFLMTAFRWIYISSSIIKDVARHGGDVSGLVPDHVCEQLREKFMK; encoded by the coding sequence ATGACAGCCTATGAGCCATTTCTGGCCGAAAAAACGGCTGACCGGGTAGCTGTGTATCCTGGCACCTTCGACCCGATCACCATGGGACACCTCGACATCATTCAGCGGGCTCTGCACCTCTTTGACCGGGTGATCGTGGCGGTGGCAAAAAACCCCACCAAGACTCCAACCTTCACTATTGACGAACGATTGCAGATGATCCGCAACTGTTTTCCCGACGACGACCCGCGAATCGAAGTTGCTTCAGTTGAAGGCCTGTTGGTTGATTATGCCTACCGGCGAGGGGCCAAAGCCCTCGTCCGTGGGATGCGCGCGGTCTCCGATTTCGAGTTCGAGTTCCAATTAGCACTAATGAACCGCCGCCTTGAACGGGAAGTGGAGACGGTCTTCTTGATGACCGCCTTTCGCTGGATCTACATCAGCTCAAGCATTATCAAGGACGTCGCCCGGCATGGCGGTGATGTCAGCGGCCTGGTCCCAGACCACGTCTGTGAACAACTGCGCGAAAAATTTATGAAATAG
- the rsmD gene encoding 16S rRNA (guanine(966)-N(2))-methyltransferase RsmD, giving the protein MRIIAGQAKGRRLAAPGERSGKTIRPTADRAREALFSILGWDLMREAAVLDLFAGTGALGLEALSRGANKAVFVDNNPLAIDLILQNITICGFADRSHVAHHNLMKGLAFWTKNRLQPQPFDIIFIDPPYKQGTGSHLLPLLLEHGLVSEAGVVIVEDDSSETLPEAFGKLRLYDHRTYGDTGFWLYENQYTNELP; this is encoded by the coding sequence TTGCGAATCATCGCCGGACAAGCCAAGGGGCGTCGGCTAGCAGCTCCAGGTGAACGGAGCGGCAAGACCATCCGCCCCACCGCCGACCGGGCACGAGAGGCTCTATTCAGTATCCTGGGCTGGGATTTGATGCGTGAGGCAGCAGTCCTTGACCTTTTTGCCGGGACTGGGGCTCTGGGCCTTGAGGCATTAAGTCGCGGGGCAAACAAGGCGGTCTTTGTCGACAACAACCCATTAGCCATTGATCTGATTCTGCAAAATATTACAATTTGTGGTTTTGCTGACCGATCCCATGTTGCCCATCATAACCTGATGAAGGGCCTTGCCTTTTGGACGAAGAACCGCCTACAGCCTCAACCATTCGATATTATCTTTATCGATCCACCTTACAAACAAGGCACAGGTAGCCACCTCCTGCCCTTACTCCTTGAACACGGGCTGGTCAGTGAAGCAGGGGTAGTCATTGTCGAAGACGATAGCTCTGAAACACTGCCGGAGGCCTTTGGCAAACTGAGGCTGTATGATCATCGGACCTATGGAGACACCGGTTTCTGGCTCTATGAAAACCAATACACCAACGAACTTCCTTGA